The proteins below are encoded in one region of Sphingobium yanoikuyae:
- a CDS encoding oxidoreductase — MMMQEIGVGLIGYGLGGRAFHAPYVLATPGMALRAVVSRDPAKVHAGLPDMQVVPDVDALLALPGIDLVIVCSPDELHAEHAIAALRAGKHVLVDKPFAATLADARRVAAEAESAGRLLAVFQNRRWDADFRTLRRLIAEGRLGEIVQFESHFDRWRPTPATSWKDARAAGIWQDLGPHLLDQALCLFGKPEGVSADIAALREGAVSPDYFHVTLRYPRHRVLLHATKQAAAHGLRFVVHGTGGSWIKQGTDGQEAVTVAGQRPEGADWGIDPQPGHLTDAAGDTHMVMNERGDYRLFWQALADAIRGEGANPVPADEAIAVMEILEAGLRSSAERREIRP, encoded by the coding sequence ATGATGATGCAGGAAATCGGCGTGGGCCTGATCGGCTATGGGCTTGGCGGGCGGGCGTTCCACGCGCCCTATGTGCTGGCGACGCCGGGCATGGCGCTGCGCGCGGTGGTCTCGCGCGACCCGGCCAAGGTCCATGCCGGCCTGCCCGACATGCAGGTGGTGCCCGATGTCGATGCGCTGCTGGCGCTGCCGGGGATCGATCTGGTGATCGTGTGCAGCCCGGACGAGCTGCATGCCGAGCATGCGATCGCGGCGCTGCGGGCGGGCAAGCATGTGCTGGTGGACAAGCCCTTCGCTGCGACGCTGGCCGATGCGCGCCGGGTGGCGGCCGAGGCGGAAAGTGCGGGCAGGCTGCTTGCCGTGTTCCAGAACCGGCGCTGGGACGCGGATTTCCGCACCTTGCGCCGGCTGATCGCCGAAGGGCGGCTGGGGGAGATCGTCCAGTTCGAAAGCCATTTCGATCGCTGGCGGCCGACCCCGGCGACAAGCTGGAAGGATGCGCGGGCGGCCGGCATCTGGCAGGATCTGGGGCCGCATCTGCTCGACCAGGCGCTGTGCCTGTTCGGCAAGCCCGAAGGGGTGAGCGCGGATATTGCCGCGCTGCGTGAAGGGGCGGTGTCGCCCGACTATTTCCATGTGACGCTGCGCTATCCGCGCCATCGCGTGCTGCTGCATGCGACCAAGCAGGCGGCGGCGCACGGGCTGCGCTTCGTCGTCCATGGCACGGGCGGCAGCTGGATCAAGCAGGGGACCGACGGGCAGGAAGCGGTGACAGTCGCCGGGCAGCGGCCCGAGGGCGCGGACTGGGGCATCGATCCGCAGCCGGGCCATCTGACCGATGCGGCGGGGGATACCCACATGGTTATGAATGAGCGCGGCGACTACCGGTTGTTCTGGCAGGCGTTGGCCGATGCGATCCGGGGCGAGGGCGCCAATCCGGTGCCGGCGGACGAAGCGATCGCGGTGATGGAAATATTGGAAGCAGGCCTGCGCAGCAGCGCGGAAAGGCGCGAAATCCGGCCCTGA
- a CDS encoding Gfo/Idh/MocA family protein has protein sequence MPPAPRAIVVGTGFGCRIHVPALRAAGFEVAGLVGTDPDRTRRRADAVNIADIFTDLGEAIERTGAVAVTIATPPATHAALALTAIERGCHILCEKPMAADLAEARAMLAAAEQAGITHLIGNEFRWAPDRAMIGRAIANGLIGDPRYVTLSSVLPIVADPAARMPRWWFDAGAGGGWLGAHGSHLVDQLRVWLGEVDSLSATLPTVSDRPADAAEDSYVVRFGMKNGAQGVLQHSAGVWGPSENISRVAGTHGTLWVDKGVVKIADRDGVRDLPVDADLGLPPIEADDPRKAAMLFELAPFIRLCEALRAGVEGRPMPDGVPVPTFHDGVAAMALLDAIRQSAAQDGALVTLS, from the coding sequence ATGCCTCCTGCCCCTCGCGCGATCGTCGTCGGCACCGGCTTTGGCTGTCGCATCCATGTTCCCGCACTGCGCGCCGCCGGGTTCGAGGTGGCGGGCCTCGTCGGCACCGATCCCGACCGCACCCGCCGCCGTGCCGATGCTGTCAACATCGCTGACATCTTCACGGATCTGGGCGAAGCGATCGAGCGCACCGGCGCGGTCGCGGTGACGATCGCCACGCCGCCCGCCACCCATGCCGCGCTTGCCCTGACCGCGATCGAGCGGGGCTGCCACATCCTTTGCGAAAAGCCGATGGCCGCCGACCTGGCCGAGGCCCGCGCCATGCTGGCGGCGGCGGAACAGGCCGGCATCACGCACCTGATCGGCAACGAGTTTCGCTGGGCACCCGATCGCGCGATGATCGGCCGCGCCATCGCCAACGGGCTGATCGGAGATCCGCGCTATGTCACCCTGTCCAGCGTCCTGCCAATCGTCGCCGATCCTGCCGCCCGCATGCCGCGCTGGTGGTTCGATGCCGGCGCAGGCGGCGGCTGGCTTGGTGCTCATGGCTCGCATCTGGTCGACCAGTTGCGCGTCTGGTTGGGCGAGGTCGACAGCCTCAGCGCCACCCTGCCCACCGTGTCGGACCGCCCGGCCGACGCGGCGGAGGACAGCTATGTCGTCCGCTTCGGCATGAAGAATGGCGCTCAAGGCGTACTTCAACACAGCGCCGGCGTCTGGGGTCCATCCGAAAATATCAGCCGCGTCGCCGGCACCCATGGCACGCTCTGGGTGGACAAGGGCGTGGTCAAGATCGCCGACCGGGATGGCGTGCGCGACCTGCCCGTCGATGCCGACCTTGGCCTGCCTCCGATCGAAGCCGACGATCCGCGCAAAGCGGCAATGCTGTTCGAACTCGCCCCCTTCATCCGCCTGTGCGAAGCCCTGCGCGCCGGCGTCGAAGGGCGGCCCATGCCCGATGGCGTCCCGGTCCCGACCTTCCATGATGGCGTCGCGGCGATGGCGCTACTCGACGCGATCCGCCAGTCCGCCGCGCAGGATGGCGCGCTCGTCACATTGTCCTGA